CATGCCCCTGACGTTGCGGTGAGCAGCGGAAAGCTCGGCTCCGTGTCCCATGGTTGCGAACTGGCGATATTACCCCTGATTCAGCGACCGCACATTTGCTGTTTGCGGAGTGGTCGTTCAAGTGGGTAAAGGTATAACCTGATCCTTCCCCAGCGACATTCTCTGGGCTTCGAGATAGATTGGCTGCTATTCCGCGCACCTTCTTTTCGGGAGCAATGCTCGGCACCAGATTTTTTCTCATTGACGATGCTTTGTTCCCTTAAATTAGAGTATACAATGACGCAAGGGACACGTCGCAGACTGCAACTGTAGTGCTTAGTCAAGCTAGGTGAACTTTCTCCCACCGACCGAATCCAAACCTCTCGGATGACCTGTCCAAGTTTATCGACGGTTGCTCTTTGAGGAATTGTCTTTCACAACCGACGGGCAAACCGCTGCATGGTTCATTGACTAGCGTTGCGACTATTGTTCGAATACTAATTCTAGAAAACACGATGCTATTTCGGGGCAGACCCCCGTTTCAAGCCAACGTTCCGCACCATTGCCTGGAACGAAGACTAAATATTGGGGGTCTGAACCGGGGCGAAAATCATCGAAGTTTGAGAGTGAAACCACTGGTTGCAACCATTAGATAAGACTTTCCCACAAGCTGGAGCCCGCTCCGCGATCCATGGTACGGGCAAACAGGAGAATGTTTCGATCTTCTCGTCGCGTGGCTTGGACTACCTCAAAGAATGGGCAACGACTATCGAAGTTTGACTGGTTATTATCCCGCTATGATGAGCGAGTGAGCCATGGTGCAGGGATCGTTGATCTACCCCGACGAGAATGAGATCCTAGGGGACCGACCGAGAGGTGTCTTGTCTCGCCCAAGATAGAAACCACTATGTTGCTTGGGGTTCCCATTGACAAGCCATAGTCCGTTCGCCGGAGAATTTCCATCGAGTCAGAAGAGGAATTGTGTCTTATGACAGGTCCGGATGGGGTTTTGTGCACCATGGGGAAGGCCTCGACAAACTCTGGCCCCTTACTGGAAAAACTCCGGATCTTTCTACGGCCAATGGGGTCTGTGTAAGCTTATCATTTACGCTGCTGTCCTACGATTTGGATTCTAGGATCGCGAACGTGTAATTGGACACCATCAATAGTCGTCAAGTAAGGGGGGGAGGGAGATCAATGATGACATCGGGGAAGGGTaaaaaagaagtaaaaaaagataatcaTGAAAGTCATCATAatcagaataataataacaacaacaacaataacaatgatTGGGACGGGCGCGTGCACTTACCATAGGAGCCAAGATCAGGAAGGAAACGGGGCGATCAAATGACAAGAGGGTGTGGTAGTAGTGTTATGGGTCACGGTCGTTGCCCCTGAGGAAGATCTGCGCTGGTTCAGGGGTTTCGAAAGTATATGTTCGTGTGGTCAGCGTGTTGACATGCAGCATCACGTCAGACCGGGCTTGGTCAAAACTCCGCTCGGAAAGGGGGCGAAAAGAATGTAACGGTATATTAAATTCAATTTCAGTCATATATTGATTGTAGTCGGAGTTGACCGGCAGCACCAgatagaatttaaatatattaagtCGAAGTGATATTGTAAAGTAGATACTGCGTCACAAAGAACGCGTGTTGCCCTGCGCTTGTGAACATTGGCCAATCTCGTGACTAGTGGCCCCAGTCCACCTCCTAAAGTGGAAACGCGACTAAACCGTCTTGGATCGTCAGATACACgaggagagaagggaaaaaaaaagcacaaAAAAGAGTAGCGTCTCCACTCACGCCTGCTACTATTCTTATCTGAGTTTGGTTCCATTTGTTAGTTCGTCCGTTATCCTCTCACTCTTATTCATAAAATCACCCTTCGCCAGCACTAACGACTCTCCCATGACTTTCTAACTGAGTTTAGTCGTTGCACTGTACTTCAGCTGgtgtgtttgtttgttgtgTGGTGTTGATTCCTGGGGTTGATTAGCATCGACGACTCGTTATGAGAACGAGACACCCACGATCCACCATCAACACACAATACGGTCCTTTCGACCCATTTCTATGATTTAATCCTCGCGCTACGGTTCTCAGGAGACCATCGCAAGTGACATGGCTGCGACCATGAATATGGGCTTCTTGCCCACCATCAAATGTTCCAACTGTGGCATGAATGTCGAGATCTCGGCAATGGGGGACCATGTCTGCGCACCTGGGCCTGGTATTATTTTCCCTCGAAAATTCAATAGTTCGTGCTACTGACCGTTTCGATAGTATCTTCAACACCCCCTCCGCCACCACCGAAACATCACAGTCCATCAAAAAGTTTAGGGAGATCAGGAATTCCTCCACCCATTGACCCTTCAAAAGCTAGTACGTTCATCAGTGGCAACTAGTATGTCCCCGGACTCATCAGTAACCCCAAACAGATCGACCATTTATGCGCCTGGAAGCGGTGATCAGCAGCAAGGGCAATATTACCCCATTTCCAGACGGCCAGCAATCCCCGCCTCGCCAATTACTACGGAGCCAAACGTCTCCTCTCCCCTCTCAGCCAGATCAAGATGAGATTCCGACATTTCCCCTTCCCCGATCCATGTCACAAAAGACATCAAAGCATATGGTACCTCTGGACAATCCATACAAGGCGCTACCGATTCCGGCTGGCGATACAGGCACGACAGGCCTTAGCATTCGGTTACCTTTAGGAGAGCAAGCGATAGCACCGCCGCCACCGTTGCCCAAGGACGACGTTCCAGGGCCCCTGCCAACCTTCcataaatatagctattcCACTGAAAGTAAAAGCAGTTACCGAACTTCTATCGCAAGCTCCCGCTATGATTCCAGACGATCGACATCAGTATCGATGGGGCGGCCATCCTATGGTAGCCTTGCCCAACAGTATAAATTCCTAGACGATGCTCCCCCAGTACCGTCTACATTCCCCAGCAAGTTGCTACGGGATTCAAATGCGACTACGTTCTCTGAAGCAAATATGCCCCACGGCGAGACCCAACACGACCAGGATCAGCATAAGCGCCATGGCAGTGGTAATCTCAATCCGTCTACCGAGCGCACCAGCGACCAGGATGCCCAGGGGGATCGGCTGGGTGGTCTCCGTGCTTCATCCCATACCAACTCGGACCGTCTAAGCAGTAACCGCGGGTCCGCTgaacttttttttagaaGTCCTACCCCGAGTTCCAATGGTACGCCATCGGAACTCCTCGACCTCCCCCAGGAGCGGTCAACCTCCCCTGCAGACATGCAGGGTATTGAATACAAAGCTTACAAGAGTCCGGGcctccctcatcttccaccCCCCGACCAGGAGCTTGGCGACGTCGATGAACCCTCTGGAGCACAGAGGAGGAATTCGGATGCTGTCAGCGAAGCTGCTATTTCAATCACTAACTTTGCCCGCGAGTTGGGCTTAGACACTATGGACAGTGCGGCGGAGAGCTCGACAGCTTCCTCGGATTCATCGCCGAGTGATACGCGAAGcggttcttctttctccagcaTCGGATCAGCTATCAGTATGTCCAAGCGTCACCCGTCCGATCAAGGCCAACTAGGTACCTTAGTGGAGGACCTACAAAAAGGAAATGGCGAAAATACAACGATGTCAATGGCAGGGTCGGACACTCTCGAGCCTCCCCGGATGCCGCAACATCTTTTCAGTCCAGACTCCCCAACCGATCCCGCTATCAGTATGGGAAGTGTGTCCCTTCTTCATGATAAGCCCATGCAAAAACCGACAAAGCAGGACCAGCCGGAGCCCCCTGCAACAACTAGCCCTACCACTGAACGACCTGCCCGTGCAGCCCCCCGCCCAAAGGGCCCTTGCCGCGGCTGTGGCGAGATGATCATCGGTAAATCTGTCTCGTCCGCGGATGGCCGGCTTACGGGCCGGTATCACCGGGCCTGCTTTGTATGCTATGATTGCAAAACTCCTTTCCAAACCGCCGACTTTTACGTCTTGGATGACCTTCCATATTGCGCCCAGCACTATCACCAGCGCAACAACTCTCTGTGCCATACATGCCACACTGGGATCGAGGGACAGTATCTGGAGACAATCGAACGACGGGGTCACGGGCCGGCCGATCGTTTCAAGTTCCATCCTGACTGTCTCACTTGCCGCACCTGCCAAGTTGCGCTGAAGGGGGAATACTTTGAATGGAATGGTCAAGTGTATTGTGAGCGTGACGCCCGCCGCGCCGCGGCTTTACCACCACCCCCTCGCTACCAGCGTCCAGGCCCGGGATTATACCCGCCCGGACCGCTACCCCCCCATGCGCGTCAACCCTCGCGGGGCTATCCCCGTCCTCCACCTCCCGGATATGCAGGACGCCCCAGATCACCACGTCCACCTGGCCCACCTGGCCCACCTGGAACCCCAACTACCCGTCTCCCGCCACCAAGCGCACTCGACGGACCGTACGGAATGACCTCGAATAGTGGCGGGCGATTCCCAGAGCGGAGAACTACCAGATTAATGATGATATGATTTTCAAAAAATATGCTCCAATGAGCAGTGTCGCTTATATGTTACTTTCATATTTGACTCACTGGGTGGCAGAGTTACTTTTCCCCCTCATTTGCTTTCTATGCGAGTTGGAGTATCGTGCTGTTCTGATCTGTCCATATTAAAGCTGCTTTATACCCTTCGTTTCTCGTTGATATTGTATCATGGTGtttgtctcttttttgtACCCCCTGGGCTGGATATTTGATGTGGATGCCTTCCTACATAATGTTTGTTATAATGCTGGCCATGCAAAGCACTGGCTGGCGAAGTGATGTGACTAGACCCGTTGATGAGATCAATATATTGGCTCTAGCCTATCAACACACAAATACAGATGTATTTTGTAATTTATCAATATTTGATAAACGTGTAGTTGTTCTGCGCAAGGTACCTGTATCATACGGATGTAGACATGACCGTCGGCCCTAAGATGATTGATATTGCTTTTGAGTACAGGGCATTATAGACAAGTTAAAGCACGACCCCGAGTTTCTTCTAGGTTGTTTTCAGAATTGCAACTACTTATATTATAGTACAGTCAAACCATATCTATGGGTTCTGAGGGGTGACTGACCCCTCGAGCATGATAACCTTTTGCTGCAGGCAGCTATGTAACAGGATAAATGAGGAAGTAGAGCAACGCGATCTGAAACGATAATCTGTAATGTTTCGTTCCGGTGAATCTGCCAATGTTCAggtatttttcttccttcagGCTAGGGTTTTTTGGACCCCTGAGTGAGCATCGACGTACTCAAAGCCATTATGCCTATATTTCTAACAATGGTAAGGGGTGCATTCCAGAGTTTACTATCTCGGTTCTTATAATATCAGTGGAGCAAGTTTGTGCCGATTGTCCGAATGTGGTGTCGTTCTTGAAATGTGTAATCATGTTGGTATGAATAGCTGCATCGCTTGTTCTCGGTATTGGCGTGATAGGAACGGATGTTTCTTGCATTAGCAGTCGACAGCCCACTTTTGTGTATCTTTCCCAGGTCTTGCAACGGTGGGACTTCTAAGAAGAAGGACCATAGAGGAATGAATCAGGAGACCAGGGCTAGGCTGGTCAGGTGGCAGACACCTCAGGCTCGatgtaaatatttttatgTTTTACCCCAGTCTCGGCCAATTTCTGTCTCTATATGGGTTTATTTCTTGCTTAATCGCTTTAAGTAACCACCCACGTTTTATTAACATGACTAACATAGACTTGATCGTCATTGTTTGCAACCATGACGTACAGAGACTAATAGGACTTTGGAGATGTACCATATCTCAAGACAGGCAGTCTTCATAGCCACCCATCAAAGAATCCCCATCGCTTTACCGACACATACTCCCCTTCACTCCTCTTCGCGGTTGACCCACTTCCATAAATATTGAATTCCTGTGGCCCCTCTGCATAAATATGATACCCAAGGCTACATTCCGAGAATGACACCTTCGGCTGGTTCGCATAGAATTCATCAAACCCTGAGTCCAGTGCATCGGCTAAGTTATTCACGTAGCCCTTCGGGTGAAGCTGCCGCCATGGCTCGCGGCAGGAATCTCCATTGCACGATTTGAGAACCATCATTAGTGCATCAAGGCGGGGAATGATCTGGCCGAGGTGACGGTTGGCGATGGTATAGGATTGATGGGCGCTAATGTTCGAAGCCAAGTTGGTCGTTTGAAGGGGATCGTCCTATTCCATTTCTTTAGTATATGTAAGGTGAGGGTGATTTGACTTGACTTAGGTACCTTTAGATTGTAGAATTCTTTGTCGTTAGTGCACCAGACTGAATAGTAAAGACTATAGTCGTCTGAGACGAGCCGTAGGCCCTTGTACGTGTTGTTTTTATAGCTATTGCCTGGCTGGCTGTCATTGTCGCTTTTGTAGCCGTAGATACCTTCGGGAACAGCCTATAGAGGTCGTTGTTAGTTGGTCGTCATAGAGACAAGATGAACGTGGGAGGAGCTCACAATTCCCCAGTACTCGATTGCTACATGCTCCGACTTATTATCTGCGTTACCCGCATCGATGGTAGTCGGgatcttctttccatccagGCCATCTCTCGTCGTGCCCGCAATGGAGAGGAAAGTAGGCGCAAGATCAGTGTGGCTAGTGACGACATCAATTGTTTGATTCTGAGGAATGCCAGGACCGCGAATGAATAAAGGAATGTTGATATCCGTTTCTGTGATGTGTCAGCATTTCCCTAATGCTGTGACCTAGGACTCATGATCGCACGAACTCACCATATCCACAATTCTTCCCAGGCTGCATAGCATGCTGACCAATATGGTACCCATTATCCgtagaaaagaagatatacGTATTGTTAAGCACACCAGCCTTATCAAGCTTCTCGAAAAGCTCACCAATCATCTCATCAACAGCCTGAAGCGCCCGTAACCGACACCGCTGGAACTCATCGATATAGTTAATTTCCTCCTCGGTGAGCGTTGGCAAGTCAGCAACCCACCCGACAGCCCCATCAATGATCTTATTGAAACTCTCATCACGGGGAATCTTATAATCCTTAAAGAGCTGCGCATGGCGCGGCGCATATTCAGGCTCACCAAACCAAGTCGCACCCGTCACTGCATCCTGGGATCCATTCGAGTGCGGCGCGTTCGGCGCAATAGTAAGCATCCACGGGCGATCCGGGTTCGCTAACGCTTCATCCAAAAAGCCCAATGACTTGTTCTTGATCACATCGGTCGAGTATTGGCCAGCGTAGCTAACGGGTGTCTCCCCGTTACGGGTCATTTTAGCGTTGTAATACCGGTAGGTCCATGGGTCGAGGAGGAAGTCGGAACCATTGAATCCCTTCGCGTAAGGGTTGTTGTAGTTTTCTTCTGTATGTGAATTCCAGAGCTTGCCGACGTAGTATGTATCGTAGCCGGCTTCTTGCATCCAGATCGGTAGGTAGTTGTCGTTCCAGCCTGCGCTGACTACCTTGGGGTATCCACCGTATGGTAGACCGACGTCTgtgatgttggtgttgtgTGGCATGCGACCTGTCCAGAGGTTGGCTCTGGATGGGCAACATAGGGCTACGGAGCAATAGTGTTTGGGGTAGGTTGCTCCTTTTTGGATGAGGTTTTCCTGTGGTTTGGGTTATTTGCGAGTTCTTGCTAATGGCTATGCAACAGAACAGAAAGCAGGGGTGGTATGGAGGACTAGGTATGTACAAACCTGCAGCTTAGGCATGTGGTCCAGTCCACCGATGAGTTTGCCCTGATCATCCGTAAGGATAAACAAGATATTAGGCTGTTTGGCGGCCGTCGCAAGGCCCCAAAGCAGCCATATTCCGAACATAACCTTCATCGTGACTGATACCAAGACTGATTTGCTTTCTCCGCTTACGGAAAGCCACAGGATTCAGGTACTGGTATAACCGGTGAGATAGGCGCCCTGTTATGTACAAAAGCTCCGAGATACTGACCATATTTATGTCTTTGCCCTTCCATCATGCGATCCCCACAGCGCCCTCGCGCACCACTTCCGCAAAGCATACTCCTCGGAGTAGCGCATCTTGTGCAATAACCCCACAGGATTGCATCGTAAGAATCAACACTGAGGAGTTGCCAAATGATCCGTTAAAATATCGCGTAGCGGGGGATCGTCGCGCAACACAGAGGTAAAAGACGGAAGGCAGACAGCGTTTCACGGAGAAAATCTTGACTGACGGGGACGATCAATGCGGAAGGATAGAAAAGATCTACGTTTTGCCGAGAGATGTACGGGGTGTAGTTGATGGTTACGGGGAACGCGGTCAATTGCGAAATTTTGAGGCCGATGATGCTAGAGGACAAGCAATGGTATAATGGTGGGTCCGCATCACGTCTTCGATATGCTAGATTTAGCCGTTTCTTCGGTAGATGGAGAAGCCATAGCGCAAGTGTGGTGAGGGTGACTAGGGTTGTTGATCTAGATAGAGTAGGGCGGGAGTCGATCATGGTCCATAGAGCCATTTAGGGCTACCTCGCTTTGGCAGCCAGGTTTATTCCCTTGAGCAACGGTGCAGGTAAACATCAATATACTGGACCACTTTGCCCAGTATGGCAGTTAAACGGCACTTCAAATCAGGCAAGAAGTGTTAAAAAAGAGCCTTAAGGTCAAGTCTTATAGCAGGCTGTATGGAGTAGATAGGCTTCGTAAGTCTCTGCCAAGCTAGCTCCACAACCGGCTCTTGGCTATACAAGCTATAGGCTTAGTACTGTCTATATTCACTAGTTGGTTTAATTTACAAGGACAAAGTGGACGTACCTCGTGTGATAAGATTGAAACAGCATGAGAATAAACCCTTCATATGGAATGatcaaaatataataaacatCGGATCTGAAGACCAAACTAGCTAGCATATAGCCCGGATTAGAGTATCCCGCTTACGCAACTTGCATTAAACCGCCCATTTTGTTGGGCCAAACAGATGGGTGAAGGACAGCTACTATCGTCGCATTCAAAGAATAGCCGAATCACAATCGTTGTGAGCATCTTCAACGAGAATATatctcatcttcttggcTGAAACCCATCTAACCAACTCTCTTGTTCTATTATAGTAGGTGTTTTCAAATATAAGATAGATTAGTATATGTGCTAAAGAATCATGGATTGTCCGTTGCACATCTATAACAGGCCTAGATGAGTCAGTGTGCGCTCGCAAGGACGCAACTCGTGGTAGCTTCATACATATTTTAGCTCACGAAGACTTGGATATCAAACTAAGCGACAAACACGGAAACACTGTCAGTAGTAACTTGCAATTGTAAGTGTAATCGGATATAAAATAACCATGTGCGAAGCAGAAGTGATAGAGGCATAATTCCGAGGGTCACTCATTATAATAGGTAAACTAGATACTGCACATCTCGTAGCTTGGTCCAGCCGCGCTCCATGACCAGGCAGGTCCAGGCAGGTTATAGACACCGTGGCGTATTAATGCATCCATAGATCTTGGAACGCTCTCCACTCATGTTCCCCTGCTGTCAGAGGCGCACCGTGGTCAGGACTCGCCAGCGCCAGAAGCTGGCGCATTATCCGAGTGTTTATATTAACCAACCCTATGTGGGGCCCAGGAGAGGCCGAACAAAGATAGCTTATGCAAAGGCAGTCGGGCCGATAATTGTTGATTCGCTGGGTTGATATTCAGAGTTTCGGGGACCTTCAAGAATCGGCATCTACTGGTACCATTCA
This DNA window, taken from Aspergillus flavus chromosome 5, complete sequence, encodes the following:
- a CDS encoding LIM domain protein, with the protein product MAATMNMGFLPTIKCSNCGMNVEISAMGDHVCAPGPVSSTPPPPPPKHHSPSKSLGRSGIPPPIDPSKANRPFMRLEAVISSKGNITPFPDGQQSPPRQLLRSQTSPLPSQPDQDEIPTFPLPRSMSQKTSKHMVPLDNPYKALPIPAGDTGTTGLSIRLPLGEQAIAPPPPLPKDDVPGPLPTFHKYSYSTESKSSYRTSIASSRYDSRRSTSVSMGRPSYGSLAQQYKFLDDAPPVPSTFPSKLLRDSNATTFSEANMPHGETQHDQDQHKRHGSGNLNPSTERTSDQDAQGDRLGGLRASSHTNSDRLSSNRGSAELFFRSPTPSSNGTPSELLDLPQERSTSPADMQGIEYKAYKSPGLPHLPPPDQELGDVDEPSGAQRRNSDAVSEAAISITNFARELGLDTMDSAAESSTASSDSSPSDTRSGSSFSSIGSAISMSKRHPSDQGQLGTLVEDLQKGNGENTTMSMAGSDTLEPPRMPQHLFSPDSPTDPAISMGSVSLLHDKPMQKPTKQDQPEPPATTSPTTERPARAAPRPKGPCRGCGEMIIGKSVSSADGRLTGRYHRACFVCYDCKTPFQTADFYVLDDLPYCAQHYHQRNNSLCHTCHTGIEGQYLETIERRGHGPADRFKFHPDCLTCRTCQVALKGEYFEWNGQVYCERDARRAAALPPPPRYQRPGPGLYPPGPLPPHARQPSRGYPRPPPPGYAGRPRSPRPPGPPGPPGTPTTRLPPPSALDGPYGMTSNSGGRFPERRTTRLMMI
- a CDS encoding arylsulfatase precursor; this translates as MALWTMIDSRPTLSRSTTLVTLTTLALWLLHLPKKRLNLAYRRRDADPPLYHCLSSSIIGLKISQLTAFPVTINYTPYISRQNVDLFYPSALIVPVSQDFLRETLSAFLLILTMQSCGVIAQDALLRGVCFAEVVREGAGKDINMVSISELFKSVLVSVTMKVMFGIWLLWGLATAAKQPNILFILTDDQGKLIGGLDHMPKLQENLIQKGATYPKHYCSVALCCPSRANLWTGRMPHNTNITDVGLPYGGYPKVVSAGWNDNYLPIWMQEAGYDTYYVGKLWNSHTEENYNNPYAKGFNGSDFLLDPWTYRYYNAKMTRNGETPVSYAGQYSTDVIKNKSLGFLDEALANPDRPWMLTIAPNAPHSNGSQDAVTGATWFGEPEYAPRHAQLFKDYKIPRDESFNKIIDGAVGWVADLPTLTEEEINYIDEFQRCRLRALQAVDEMIGELFEKLDKAGVLNNTYIFFSTDNGYHIGQHAMQPGKNCGYETDINIPLFIRGPGIPQNQTIDVVTSHTDLAPTFLSIAGTTRDGLDGKKIPTTIDAGNADNKSEHVAIEYWGIAVPEGIYGYKSDNDSQPGNSYKNNTYKGLRLVSDDYSLYYSVWCTNDKEFYNLKDDPLQTTNLASNISAHQSYTIANRHLGQIIPRLDALMMVLKSCNGDSCREPWRQLHPKGYVNNLADALDSGFDEFYANQPKVSFSECSLGYHIYAEGPQEFNIYGSGSTAKRSEGEYVSVKRWGFFDGWL